The following DNA comes from Cheilinus undulatus linkage group 4, ASM1832078v1, whole genome shotgun sequence.
ATGCTTCCTGGCTAGAAAAGCTTAAAACAAATtatgttatttcatatttacttTGAGTAATGATTTaaccaacaaaataaaatctgttttgtcATCAAAGGGTAATTTACGATctcaaaacactttaaaattgtgaaatttAAACAGAACTGTAGAATTTTGCagtgattgattaaaaaatgtattttctgaaCAGGATCCAACGACACTTCAAAAGTGGGAGCACCTGCACAGGAGGTCCAGCAGAGACCCTTTGCTCACCTGATGGGTGAGAACTCTCTAAATATTCAATACGACTTTGATTTGTGCTAGTTTTCTTCATCTTCTCTGATCCGACAACCCTTTTCTCCCATCCTCTCATCTTAACACAGGAGCCAACTCAATTTTAGATGAGGACAATGTGGTACAGTGGATAAACGATGGTGGGGAAACAGTCACCCGCAACATGAGCTACAGAGACGGGCGGTTGCTGGTGGAGAAGGAAGGCTACTACTACCTCTACTCCAAAGTGACTTTAGATGCTGAAGACTGCTCTTTTTTCCAGCATGAGGTCTTCAAAGACACCAAAGCGTATGGCAAACCTATACAACTTATGAAATCAAAAAGGTTTGTCAGGGTTCCAccctttccttccttcctctaaAGTTACACATGTGCGCTGTGTTTGTTGCTTCGCATCTGTGCATTGATTTGATCAGTTCTATCAAAGAACTTTTTTACGTGTGAACGCTAGGTTTCCCAGGTGATTCTGTATTTTAAGACTGCCTTTTTATGACATCTGGACACTATCTTCATAAAGGAcatttacaaatatctatcacACCTACACCAATGAGGGGCTGGCCATCTGGAATCTGGGTAGATGTCAAAGGGCCACCCAATTATGGGTTGTTTAGGCCACTCAGAATGGCTCATTATTCTGCTAAAAACTGTGAATactgcatttttatcattaatttatcattaattgaAAAGGTTATTGATGAAGCCTGAAACATCTGACACCAGtctaagtttgtttttcttttatattacTCTTTGATCCCCTTGTAGAAGCAAGAGCAAGATGGTCAGATAAAGACAAATTGAAATCGAATGTTTACACAGTGCactgggcaaaaagaagttgatCAGTGCACTTAAGGGAAGAGGAGAGATAAAGTAAAGAAAGACGATGGCTGAGGATgagaaatctgtcaaaataacaTGTACCTCTAATTTTGGCCGCTAGTGAAGCTAGCAACAGTGCTACTTCAGCTAAGTGGTGCTGACTTGTTAACAGACTGTTGCATTATTATACACtcagctttaaaaaagtttatattgagtgaaaaacatctgtaaaaCCCCCAGTTTGTTATGAATGTTGCAAGTTTAGcattttgtatttctgttttttttttgctcaacatttttagctttttaattttgttttcttcatatattctattttattttctgttttttttttttttttttgtgtgtttctaatTAATAAAGTAGATAAATGTaactaaaataatataaaatgaaacagaataaaCCAAACCCAACCCAACTCAACTAAAGCAAACTAAACTAAATCAGACTCAACTTAACTCAATCCAACTCAAACTAAATGAAACTAAACTTAATCAATCTaccaaaactaaactaaaaccacACTACTCTAAACTAAACTCAAAACTACATCAAAATTAGATATAACAAAACCAAGCTTACCTTTACCTGAGATAACTAAACTTTGGCTTAAGCCAACATAATTTACCTGTACTTAGCTCAACTTGATTTAACTTGACTACAACTTAACTGAAATTAAACAAACTTAATTTAACTTAACTTAGCTTGACGTAACTGGGCTTACTCAACTTGATCCAATGAACCCAGTTTAGAACTActtattagtttatttattttcacatttatcaacataaaagtcaaagcaaaaatactgaaatgagCAGAATAGCTCATTTTAATTGCTAAAttttaaacacatcaaataacaGACCCACCTGTGAGCTACCTGAAGTCAAGATATGCCAAAGCCATttagttgtgtgtgtgtttgtgggctCATTTGCGTTAGTGTTGGTGCAGAGTGTCCATAGTATTGAATCCAAACAGAGGAGATGTGTTGGTTGACAGTTACACACATAATGTCATCCTGTCCTGAGCTGAGCACACCAGCTGATTTTAGGGTTGTGTCTGAAGAGAGTTAGCTGCCTGCATGTTGCTTTCAACATGCTTTCAGAGCTGTCAAAACTCCTGAGGCCATCTGCCACTTTCACTGCTGATATTTCTTGTCTCTTGTTTCATTTACGGTAACTCTGCCTCTGAGGTGCACCAGCTGGATTTAAGATGCTCTTATGTTATGACATGGTTTTATGCCAGGGATGAGCTGGCAAATGTTGGTTCAGTCCACCTACTCATGCATGGCTACAGACTGGAACAGTAAAGTCTCCATTTTCAGAGGAAATGCATGTTGCCGGTTTACATGACTATCAAAATGGTGCTGATTTCAGACTTTGACCACTGGAAGCCATTTTCAAAACTTACTGCTTACTTGGCTTGACTTGActttttgactgtaaatttcagttgccttttagttgactgaaattaGTGCTGTCTAAGTAATGATGCCATAAATTTGTcgtgtgactttttttttctccatatgtTTCCTAGAATTCACTGCTGGACTCCCAGATCTTCAGATGAGACTTCTCTAGATGAGACTCCTCCACATGGGGAGGAATTATGGAACAGTTTCCTGGCGGGGATCTTTCACCTGGAGGAAGGAGATAAAGTTTTTGTCAGACTTGACAGTAAAGAGAAGAAGCTTCAAGCAACTGCTGACAACCTGCTGGGGGCCTTTATGATATCGACTTAAGAGGAACACCTCAGTCCTACAATGTGATTGGATTCTATTTACAGAATATGCTTTGATTATGATTATGCATCCCTtgtattaatatatatatatatatatatataaatatataatctAAATTATTCTGTTGTCAATGAATGTATTTGAATCACATTTGACACAGCAACAAGTAGCTGTAGTGTGATAAGTATCTGATATTCAGgttattgttcttttttataATATGCTGCATAGTTTGAAGTTtgaataaagtttgttttttatcacaAACATGAGAGCAGATTGCTTATTTGGTAGACAAACTGTGCAAACGCTCAGCCAGCTTTAGACAAACCACAGACATGCAGCACACACATAACAGATGCAGATTTAAAGTTTTGAAACAAACATCTGCAAGACCGTGTtatctctgtgtgtgtgcgtgcaggATGTGGTAGTGTGAAGATACACTGAAGAGAGGATGGAGCAGAAGAGGTGCTGAGGTTGGTAGGGCTGACTCAGCTCTTCTCTCAGCACAGGGGAAAGTTTCACAGACATCGCTGCAgtgacaaatggaaaaaaagacatgcTGAAGCACAAAGTTACCAAGTACAGAGTGGTTAGGAAACAGGGAGTTTAGCATCTGACAACAGAGCACTGTCATGGTATTTGTGTGAaaggtcatttaaaaaattttgaCCGCACAGGAAGCCATGTAGACTGGTAGACAGACAGGTAACCACCCTGAGAATGAAAGAAGAGTAAAAAACTGACCTCACATTGGGTGCACGTATTCAGGTCATTTTCTGCTCTGAAACACTGTTACACTTCTACACACCcaagcaaaacaaacacacaatacTTCTGCAGACTGAGAGTGGAGAATTTGACCAGTTCATTTTGTTATACTTGCTCATTACCTGCTTTTAATAAATGTTGTGTATTGAGAATCCTGTCTCTATTGAGTTGCATTCCAATTTACTTTACAGTTTCTAGATATGTCCATCTCTTTTTAGTAGTTGTTATTGGGTTTGGAGATTAGCAGGATGACAAAAAGAAGGGACAGTGTTGCTTCAAATAGAATGGATTGATTTCAGCTTTGGCATAGCTTAGACTAGCAGCCAAATCTGACAGCTTCAAGAAAACACATGATATCTCTAAATGGGCTTTTTGTTTCAAGCCAAGGCACTGTAGCATCTTTTTCCATtcatttctgtcatgaaaacTAGTGCTAGACATATTAACACAGCTCCTTACTTGCTGTTTATCTGGGCTTAATTCATTTAGCTCAAGGGTCAAAGACTTTTGACTAATTAGACAGTAATGACAAAGTAAACTGCAGTGTTACAGACTAAAAACTAGGGTTTGGGGACGCAATTTATAATATGCAATTACTTTTTATGTTCCTCATCGTATGTATTTCTGAACAGTTGAGAGCAATAACTCAGTCTATACTACAACCAACATGATAATAGGTGGCTTAAACTAGggatgaatgattttgaaaaaaattctaattGAGATCAATTGAATTCAGATTGCAGATTTAATatgaattgaattgaaatgaATGTTAATTTTTACATCATTCTCATTTTAGTTTAGAAAAACATATGCAagcacaaacaggaaaaaatttGGTGACTGTTTTACAAACAAATGTATGCTTAAATTTTTGCATTATGTGTAGAGCATAGCATCTCTGATGCAGaagtaaaatgtattaaactgatatttgaaacacatttcaggttaaagaaatattgcaccctctgcattttaaaaagtgcagctGGCCAATTTAAATGACAATAGATTGCCCTGCCTCACTAGAAATACTACAAAActatttgttgtaacaatacttcTTGGCAGTAAATGTTACactgttggaaagtctgtttatttccctttaaaatggtgccacacttgtaaggatcatgcatctgtgggatgagcagcagtgctgtgtatgtgggttgcacccatgaaaattttgccaaatttctgccaatgccaaacaactTATtgtgctactgactcttgtctGTTGTTGTTTGATGGATTTGATGATTGAAGTCTGTGGAAACAAGACAAGGCTTTCTAatagtataagatttattgccaagaagcattgtttcaacaaagaaataatctaccaaatacaAATTTGCTTTACTTGATGTACACTGTGTAGTTTCCAGCcgattcagacacaaatttggATTCACATTACTCACTCATTAGTTGGGGCTGCTTTCAGCCTTATTGTGCATGCGGTACATGGAGACATGACAGCTGATCTTGGCCCAGCCAGCTGGCCCTAAGATGTACATCCTGGTCCTGGTGTGATAAATTTCAATTTTATGTAGTTCCTCACTTCCTTCACCTTATGATTGTGATCACTGGCCTCCTGAAACATagcatgttgtttttttggttattaatgATGGTACCATTTAAAGGAAATCACAGAAGAAGTTAGTTTAAGCTGCCTTTGATTGACTACCACTGCAAGTCCAGACCAGAGACAAAACAGCATGCATAACTCTGGTTGTATGTTAATTATAGCACACTTTGTAGATCATACTAAGTATAGGTAGCAGgtctatgtgtgtgtctgtcttgatttgcacaccacaaAGTTGCACCGATTTTACTTGGTACCTCTCAGGAGACTTCTTGGGtatactggtttgaaactggttccaaaaaaaaaatcacaaatatgaacagattttctataaaatccaaaatcattttgcCTTCTGCTCTAATGCATTTACCCCCCATTATGTCACTCCCCCTGTATAACACATTTGTTCACTCCGCCACAATGCTGAAGAGGAGTGAGCCTTAGCTCTCAAAAACACAagctaaaagacagaaaatacagTGGGCTCATGACTCTGACCCATATTAACACCTGCAATAGGGCTTCACGGTGATGCAGTGGTAAGCACACTAGCCTCATAGAAAGAGGGCTCCTGGTTTGAAACCCTACCTTTCTGTGTTGAGTTGTATGTTCTTCCCATTCATGCATAGGTTTTTACATCTggtttcctcccacagtccaatgACAGGCATGTTTgcttaactggtgactctaaattggccctACATGTGAGTGTGCAGGGTTGTTTGTCTCTTCATGTCTGTCCTGTGATTGGGGGTTGACCAGCCCAGGGTTAACTTGCAATATGAGGCAAAGACCACCCTGGATGGGCATCAGCCTCAACAGTATAAGCAATCAAGATGATaaatagtcaaaaaaaaaaaaaaaacatgaagaaatagaataattaaatgaatgaaaatgaaaacgTCTGACTACTGTGTATGTGGTGTTCTGCTAAAAAATAATTGATCTATCAATAAAAGTTAAAAGACAGATGGGTCCATGTAGTCCATCAGTTTTTGTTTCAGAAActgcttttgaaaaaaacaccttCTTGTCTTGAAAGatctttaaccttttcaacaGAACTTATTGAAATAAACCACAAGATTCTTCTTTAAGGAATCAGTAGTTTTGAAAAGTGTGGGCCAAAAATGAGAAATGGGTattagaatgaaaaaaaaattcaatgaaacCATGTAGAGACATTCCCACTTATCATTTCAGTGTGCTTTCTGCTTCTTGTGAATGCTTACTGATTTAAACACCACATATCAGAGAATTTGTTTTTTCGCTTTATGTCTGCACCGTGAGTTTATataacagcagagcagagatggTGTTTGTTTGCTGACCCACATAGTTTCTCATCGCAACCACACTGTATGGTAAATAAACAGGATGTGGTGTTCAGACATTTCCCGTTAAGGACGGCATAACATAAGGGAACTTTCCTTTACcttcacatttttttagattCCAATTGAAAGTTGATCGAAACCACTTTTACAAGCGTCACTGTTAACAATTCACACCAGAATTACGTCTCTGTTCATCAGATCCGACTTTAATGACATGGGTTACAATAGAATACATTCAGTAATGTGTAGTTTGTCCATGGGAGGTACTTTTTTCCAAAAGTGAAACAGTTTCCAGTAATTTGTCCAGTTAGATTAATTATGCAGGTCATCTTTTGATTAGGCATTACTTAATCATTTTGAATAGCTTACTATAAATAAAATCCATCAATGATATTTTCTTTCCAAAGATTAATTATCTCAAATGACCACAGAAGGTCTATATAAGAGGAGCTAGTTTGGGTTTTTGCACAGAAATTTAAATTACACTTTATTTCATGCCTACACTTCATGTCTAAGCCATTTATAAAATGACAATAGAGCTATGGAGTCACATTTCATCCCATGTATGCTGATTAAAATTATGTTATTGCACATCAACACCAGAGTAGTGACAtctacattaaaatacatttctataGAAAACAGCAACATCATAATAAATACATGTACATAAATAGTTTCatatcataaataaatatatcataTATACAGAACTTGGCAAATTTAGTCTTTTGCAGTTCAACTCCAGCACAGCCTTGCGTTTGTGAGTTTGCATGGCCCTCGTCATAGCTTTAAGAACAGCTCAAGCGCCAGAGGATTAGCACCCACTTGAACTTCAGGGGAGCTCAAACTGGCATTGTTTTTCATAGACTACCTACAGTCAAAAGGCAGAACCTACACCTTAAGAATAGGAGATGCACTACTGTGTCCTTATGAGTCCACCAGGAACATCCCAACTCCTGAGTCCTGCAGATACCAATTGTTCAGTCCCGTCTGTGGTATCGTCATCCGAGCGTTCAGTCTCTGCCCCTCCATCTGCGCCACTGTCCAGCATTTCTTTTCCACAACTGTTAAATTGCTCAAGACTGGAAGATTAACCTCACAAGTGAGCTTATCACCAAAACTCACAGTGAAGACTCCTGCATTGCATATATGAGTGCATGTGAGGTTCAGTTCAATGTATATGAAGTAGGTTCCTGGTTTTCTGGGCAATAGTGAACTCTGGTCCTCATCAAACAGGTAGTTGCTTCCCACAGATGTCCCAAGTCCAGATTTCACGTCTTTCAAGTGGATGGTGTAGTTCATCAGCTTGTCTGCAGGAGGAGACAAACACATGTTTAGATAAAGCTCTCATTGTGAGCCTGTGGGTCATAATCACAATCTGATACATTCAATGCAAATGTTATAACACATGAAGTCTGACTTTATATATTAAAAACtacataaatgcattttaatgttctTGATAGATCTAAATATATACTATTATGGTTATTGCTATTTCATGTCTCTGTATTTGAATAATGTAGGCAcactttttatttactttgctAAGTGATTTATTGCTAATTACTCTTGCCCTTTAATGTGAGCTGTTGTATGAACAA
Coding sequences within:
- the LOC121508000 gene encoding tumor necrosis factor ligand superfamily member 14-like encodes the protein MAEACVASNPQVFVVDSQASYISVPMGKKQRWERSGQNLLLLLVGLLMFGLVVQGCLIYNLYKKTEAFSHHMSHPFSQNLSGPILSSLKGGITLSQVGHKGSNDTSKVGAPAQEVQQRPFAHLMGANSILDEDNVVQWINDGGETVTRNMSYRDGRLLVEKEGYYYLYSKVTLDAEDCSFFQHEVFKDTKAYGKPIQLMKSKRIHCWTPRSSDETSLDETPPHGEELWNSFLAGIFHLEEGDKVFVRLDSKEKKLQATADNLLGAFMIST
- the LOC121508051 gene encoding uncharacterized protein LOC121508051, giving the protein MDAESLQQCDRRRGRCLDVFLVASVIFLFMAVMALAAGGLVCVMELRSKVDSTHLHEQIEASPEKLSVLPGEMTYKRQNFAYLKAKPNKLMNYTIHLKDVKSGLGTSVGSNYLFDEDQSSLLPRKPGTYFIYIELNLTCTHICNAGVFTVSFGDKLTCEVNLPVLSNLTVVEKKCWTVAQMEGQRLNARMTIPQTGLNNWYLQDSGVGMFLVDS